The Mucilaginibacter mallensis genome has a segment encoding these proteins:
- a CDS encoding winged helix-turn-helix transcriptional regulator — MQFRILILIGYLCYPKDTTILLDIIKMLTDTINRPPNKEACAASINAIKDALYALNGKWKLLIIVALVDGAKRFKEIQRDLQTITPKVLSKELKELELNGFVERKVFNTTPVTVTYELTPYSASLGSIMNELRLWGIQHRKHIVETSKAQ; from the coding sequence ATGCAATTTCGTATTTTGATACTAATAGGTTACCTTTGCTATCCAAAAGATACTACTATACTTTTAGATATCATCAAGATGCTTACAGATACCATTAACCGCCCACCCAACAAAGAAGCCTGCGCTGCAAGTATAAATGCTATAAAAGATGCGCTTTACGCTTTGAATGGTAAATGGAAACTATTAATAATTGTGGCTTTGGTTGATGGAGCAAAACGATTCAAGGAAATACAGCGCGACCTGCAAACCATTACACCAAAAGTATTATCAAAAGAACTAAAAGAGCTTGAACTAAATGGTTTTGTTGAGCGAAAAGTTTTCAATACTACGCCGGTTACCGTAACCTATGAGCTTACACCTTATAGCGCCAGCCTGGGCAGCATTATGAATGAATTAAGACTTTGGGGTATACAGCACCGCAAACATATTGTAGAAACAAGCAAAGCACAATAA
- a CDS encoding SDR family oxidoreductase — MNISNKTVLITGGGSGIGFQIAKLLTEKGNKVIITGRSEARLKNAAAKLNNVGIFACDITKEEDVNKLVNFLAINYPGLDVLINNAGQASVYQLLPGAIAYANASAEILTNYLAVLRLTDHLLPVLEKQKEAAIVNVTSVLAIAPSYDVPTYSASKAALHSYTQALRFSLAKTTAIKVFELMPPLVDTEFSQDIGGSNGIPPQQVAEELVHAFENDIEEIHVGFTAQFYDAYLKSPKDAFLMLNSRR; from the coding sequence ATGAATATTTCAAATAAAACAGTACTAATAACCGGCGGAGGTTCTGGCATCGGTTTCCAGATCGCTAAGCTATTAACTGAAAAAGGCAACAAAGTAATCATCACCGGCAGGAGCGAAGCAAGGCTTAAAAATGCAGCCGCTAAGTTGAACAATGTGGGTATTTTTGCCTGTGACATTACTAAAGAGGAAGATGTAAACAAACTGGTAAATTTTTTAGCCATCAATTATCCGGGTTTAGATGTATTGATAAATAATGCGGGTCAGGCATCAGTATATCAGCTATTGCCTGGTGCAATAGCCTATGCAAATGCAAGCGCCGAAATATTGACGAATTACCTTGCTGTACTTCGTTTAACAGATCATTTACTGCCTGTACTTGAAAAACAAAAGGAAGCCGCTATTGTAAACGTAACTTCCGTTTTAGCTATAGCGCCATCATACGATGTGCCTACCTATTCGGCAAGTAAAGCGGCTTTGCATTCCTATACACAGGCTTTACGCTTCTCATTGGCAAAAACAACCGCTATAAAGGTATTTGAATTGATGCCGCCATTAGTTGATACCGAGTTTTCACAGGATATCGGCGGCAGTAACGGCATCCCGCCACAACAGGTGGCTGAAGAACTGGTACATGCTTTTGAAAATGATATTGAAGAGATCCATGTAGGGTTTACTGCCCAGTTTTATGATGCGTATTTAAAATCGCCTAAGGATGCGTTTTTGATGCTGAATTCAAGGAGGTAA
- a CDS encoding family 43 glycosylhydrolase has protein sequence MKKIYLFLLFFIAGSAFAVAQELKTDISVHDPVMIRQDSTYYVFSTGWGISVWSSKDMLHWKQEKPVFAQVPQWTVDSIPGFKNHIWAPDISYYNGMYYLYYAVSAFGKNTSCIGVAINKTLNPADSAFKWIDKGIIIESRPGKDNWNAIDPNLITDKNGTPYLAFGSFWEGLKIVRLKKDRLSIDEDQNKLITLASRQKDASATANMPSVDGNPVDAGGNAIEAPFIFRKGAYFYLFASIDYCCKGPKSTYKMIVGRSKKLLGPYVDENNIPMQHGGGTIVLAGDKNWYGVGHNAVCNFNGTDYLIFHGYDAADRGISKLRIEKLSWKKGWPVVASIAAK, from the coding sequence ATGAAAAAGATATACCTGTTCTTACTGTTTTTTATAGCCGGATCGGCGTTTGCTGTTGCGCAGGAACTAAAAACTGATATTTCGGTACATGACCCTGTAATGATCAGGCAGGATAGCACCTATTATGTTTTTTCAACAGGCTGGGGGATAAGTGTATGGTCGTCAAAAGATATGTTGCACTGGAAACAGGAAAAGCCTGTTTTTGCCCAGGTACCACAATGGACTGTTGATTCCATTCCCGGTTTTAAGAACCATATTTGGGCGCCTGATATCTCTTATTATAATGGTATGTATTACTTATACTATGCGGTATCGGCGTTTGGTAAAAATACATCGTGCATAGGCGTGGCGATTAATAAAACATTAAATCCGGCTGATAGTGCCTTTAAATGGATTGATAAAGGTATAATAATAGAATCCCGCCCCGGAAAAGATAATTGGAATGCTATCGATCCAAACTTAATAACGGATAAGAACGGCACACCATACCTTGCTTTTGGTTCATTTTGGGAAGGATTGAAAATTGTGCGTCTTAAAAAGGACAGACTGAGTATAGATGAAGATCAAAATAAACTCATCACACTAGCCAGTCGGCAAAAGGATGCAAGTGCTACAGCAAATATGCCTTCGGTTGATGGTAACCCGGTTGATGCTGGTGGTAATGCTATTGAAGCGCCCTTTATTTTCAGGAAAGGTGCATACTTTTACCTGTTTGCCTCTATTGATTATTGCTGCAAAGGGCCAAAAAGCACTTATAAAATGATTGTTGGCCGCTCAAAAAAACTGCTTGGCCCTTATGTGGATGAAAATAATATACCGATGCAGCATGGCGGTGGCACTATAGTACTTGCCGGTGATAAAAACTGGTATGGCGTAGGCCACAATGCCGTATGCAATTTTAACGGGACAGATTATCTGATATTCCACGGATACGATGCCGCTGACAGGGGAATATCAAAGTTGAGAATTGAAAAACTATCATGGAAAAAAGGTTGGCCCGTTGTCGCATCGATTGCAGCAAAATAG
- a CDS encoding NADPH-dependent FMN reductase — translation MYKVKVISSTIRPGRKGPVIAKWIADVAQKHGFEVELLDLGEINLPLMNEPVHPRLKQYEHEYTKQWSAKIEEADAFIFVTAEYDYSYPAPLKNALEYLVHEWAYKPAGIVSYSIGPFAGVRAISNLKPDLLSLKIIGLAESVTIPAYNQFLNEDDEFVPNELLINSAALMLKELVRWTKGLKAIKEDI, via the coding sequence ATGTATAAAGTAAAAGTAATTTCATCAACAATAAGACCAGGCAGAAAAGGCCCTGTGATAGCCAAATGGATAGCCGATGTAGCACAAAAACATGGTTTTGAAGTAGAACTTTTAGATCTGGGCGAAATAAACCTGCCATTGATGAACGAACCCGTACACCCGCGCCTTAAACAATATGAGCATGAATATACCAAGCAATGGAGCGCTAAAATTGAAGAAGCAGATGCCTTTATTTTTGTAACCGCCGAATACGATTACAGCTACCCTGCGCCGCTTAAAAATGCTTTGGAATACCTGGTACATGAATGGGCCTACAAACCAGCCGGTATTGTAAGTTATTCAATAGGGCCATTTGCCGGTGTAAGGGCAATATCAAACCTGAAACCCGACCTGCTTTCATTAAAAATTATTGGTTTGGCTGAGTCGGTAACTATACCAGCTTACAACCAGTTTTTGAATGAAGATGATGAGTTTGTACCTAATGAACTGCTTATCAACTCAGCAGCTTTAATGCTGAAAGAACTTGTACGCTGGACAAAAGGCTTAAAAGCTATAAAAGAAGATATATAA
- a CDS encoding TetR/AcrR family transcriptional regulator, whose translation MENKLSKADRTRQFIIETTAGIFNMKGYAGTSMSDITEATGLTKGSIYGNFGNKEDVALAVFDHNYSKVSQVIQQRIQQATTYHDKLMVYAQVYDQFTRGSFPVGGCPVLNTAIEADDTNSLLKDRAAKAVLKWKKTIQDLIQGGVAAGEFKEGLDHTQIALSIIALIEGAIMIAKVTNSQSNMDKIMQTVELLINQMKA comes from the coding sequence ATGGAAAACAAACTGTCAAAAGCCGACCGTACACGCCAGTTCATTATTGAAACTACTGCCGGTATTTTTAATATGAAAGGTTATGCGGGTACTTCCATGTCTGACATTACCGAGGCTACCGGATTAACAAAAGGCAGCATATACGGTAACTTTGGCAATAAGGAAGATGTGGCACTGGCTGTGTTTGATCATAATTATAGTAAGGTTAGTCAGGTTATACAGCAACGTATACAACAGGCAACCACCTACCATGACAAGCTAATGGTTTATGCCCAGGTATATGACCAGTTTACACGAGGTTCGTTTCCTGTTGGTGGCTGCCCTGTGCTTAATACAGCTATTGAGGCTGATGACACCAATAGCCTGCTAAAAGACCGCGCGGCAAAGGCCGTATTAAAATGGAAAAAAACTATACAGGATCTTATACAAGGTGGTGTTGCTGCAGGCGAGTTTAAAGAAGGCCTTGATCATACACAGATAGCCTTATCAATAATTGCTTTGATAGAAGGCGCTATAATGATAGCTAAAGTAACGAACAGCCAAAGCAATATGGATAAAATAATGCAGACTGTTGAGCTATTGATCAACCAGATGAAAGCATAA
- a CDS encoding alpha-L-arabinofuranosidase C-terminal domain-containing protein produces the protein MRKYFWALCAAGTCLSAMAQQKSPAKTYIIKADSVKAHVQPTMYGIFFEDINMAADGGLYAELVKNRSFEFFPSLMGWTEVKKDGGEGSVEVIDRSKERPENPHFVTLTVKSNSGYYGLANEGFRGIGVKKDETYSFSVIARQHADSKIELHVELADANGTVLGHADLKPGNQDWEKYNVKFKSNATVQKAHLNVYAKNAGAIDLDMVSLFPEHTWKNRPGGLRADLVQKLADMKPGFLRFPGGCIVEGRDLATRYQWKKTIGDIDKRENLINRWNTEFKHRPTPDYYQSFGLGFMEYFQLAEDIGAEPLPILNCGMACQFNTGQTVPLDQLDPYVQDALDLIEFANGSTDTKWGNLRAQLGHPVPFNLKMMGIGNEQWGDNYIPRWKIFIKAIKDKYPYMKLVSSLGPDPDGEKFNFLNNTFRGLNADILDEHYYRSPQWFLDNSKRYDNYDRKGPKIFAGEYAAQSVGIASPDNKNNWQCALSEAAFMTGLERNADVVNMASYAPLFAHVDGWQWTPDEIWFDNLRSYGTPNYYVQELYSLYKGTDVVPLKLNNQAVSGQNGVYASAVTDSKTHELIIKFINSGKVSQSAGFVIKGKKLKSTATLITLRSDDLTAVNSLDKPTSISPVQRTIQLSGNKISLTVKPYSMNVIRVKLSN, from the coding sequence ATGAGGAAATATTTTTGGGCGCTATGCGCTGCTGGTACTTGCCTGTCGGCTATGGCACAGCAAAAAAGCCCTGCAAAAACTTATATAATTAAGGCTGATAGTGTAAAAGCACACGTGCAGCCTACCATGTACGGGATATTTTTTGAAGATATAAATATGGCTGCCGACGGCGGTTTGTATGCCGAACTGGTAAAGAACCGCTCATTTGAGTTTTTCCCAAGTTTGATGGGATGGACCGAGGTAAAAAAGGATGGCGGCGAAGGCAGCGTAGAAGTAATAGACCGCTCCAAAGAACGGCCTGAAAACCCACATTTTGTTACGCTGACCGTAAAATCAAATTCAGGCTATTATGGTTTGGCTAATGAAGGTTTCCGAGGCATCGGTGTTAAAAAGGATGAAACCTATAGCTTTTCAGTTATTGCCCGCCAGCATGCGGATAGTAAAATTGAACTGCATGTAGAGTTGGCTGATGCCAATGGAACGGTTTTAGGTCATGCTGATTTGAAGCCCGGCAATCAGGATTGGGAAAAATATAATGTAAAGTTTAAATCGAATGCTACAGTACAAAAGGCGCACTTGAATGTGTATGCTAAAAATGCGGGTGCTATTGATTTGGATATGGTATCGCTTTTCCCCGAACACACCTGGAAAAACCGGCCGGGTGGTTTGCGTGCCGACCTGGTACAAAAACTGGCGGATATGAAACCCGGTTTCTTACGTTTCCCAGGCGGATGTATTGTGGAGGGCCGCGATTTGGCAACGCGTTACCAATGGAAAAAAACCATCGGCGATATTGATAAGCGCGAAAATTTGATCAACCGCTGGAATACGGAATTTAAGCATCGCCCAACGCCTGATTATTATCAATCATTTGGTTTAGGCTTTATGGAATATTTCCAATTGGCTGAAGATATTGGCGCTGAACCTCTACCAATATTAAATTGCGGTATGGCTTGTCAGTTCAATACCGGGCAAACTGTTCCTTTAGATCAGCTTGACCCATATGTACAGGACGCGCTCGACCTGATCGAGTTTGCCAATGGTTCAACTGATACCAAATGGGGTAACCTGCGTGCGCAATTAGGTCACCCTGTACCATTCAATTTAAAAATGATGGGGATTGGCAATGAGCAATGGGGCGATAACTATATTCCTCGCTGGAAGATCTTTATTAAAGCGATAAAAGATAAATATCCATACATGAAACTGGTATCAAGCCTGGGGCCTGATCCTGACGGTGAGAAATTCAACTTCCTGAACAATACTTTCAGGGGCTTGAACGCTGATATTTTGGATGAGCATTATTACCGCTCGCCGCAATGGTTCCTGGATAATTCAAAACGCTACGATAACTACGATAGAAAAGGGCCCAAAATATTTGCTGGCGAATATGCTGCCCAAAGCGTAGGTATTGCAAGCCCTGATAATAAAAATAATTGGCAATGTGCCTTATCTGAAGCCGCTTTTATGACAGGCTTGGAGCGTAATGCCGATGTGGTGAACATGGCGTCATACGCTCCGTTATTTGCCCATGTTGATGGCTGGCAGTGGACGCCGGATGAGATCTGGTTTGATAACTTGCGCTCATACGGTACACCAAATTATTATGTGCAAGAGTTGTATTCATTATACAAGGGAACAGATGTTGTTCCACTTAAATTAAATAACCAGGCAGTTAGCGGGCAAAACGGGGTATACGCTTCGGCTGTAACAGATAGTAAGACGCATGAACTGATCATAAAGTTCATCAATTCAGGTAAAGTATCGCAAAGTGCTGGTTTTGTTATCAAAGGGAAGAAACTCAAATCAACTGCCACATTGATCACATTACGTAGTGATGATCTGACGGCTGTTAACTCTTTGGATAAACCAACAAGCATCAGCCCGGTGCAGCGCACAATTCAGCTAAGCGGTAATAAGATCAGTCTGACCGTAAAGCCATATTCAATGAATGTTATACGTGTTAAATTAAGCAACTAA
- a CDS encoding SusC/RagA family TonB-linked outer membrane protein — MSFAQGGKIAIKGTVKDTFGVTLPGVTVVIKGTSLGTQTATDGTFSISAPADATLVFSYLGFDSREIAIANKGDISVVMTSNNKALDDVVVVGYGTQKKENLTGSIAVVNVKDADKRTTFDVARELQGQVAGVEVNGSGVPGEGVTIHIHGVSSLTNNNPLYVIDGVPTMTPFDFPTGDIETIQIIKDASASAIYGFRAGAGVILITTKKGKNGPLKISYNAYFGEQKNPKELSVTDRLGYQKIADAAETNAGISLAPGNDPTSSSYISNVNTNWQKAAFKTGYTQNHDLGFSGGNESAAYSVNFGYYNQTGTVVAGPYYKRYNMSANLQGKKGIFSYGAKMAYTEAYYRNLAYPRLHGTGNEIVDLITAIPTMPVYDASRLGGYGGVDQNTQRAISLNMIGVNNLITNESQHDRFLGSAWANVEIIKNLNYHIAVSYDRTDYRNFYFEPTYDLGWFYPSVNAYYSDARGEPFTSLIEQTLSYKINAGKHHVEVLAGTAYQKDSNNTILGEATNLQQPYLYAFDNVSNTTEKTVFGNSGVRYLYSPIFGRMNYDYDGRYLLTANYRRDGSSQLTPQYRYGNFYGISAGWNIAKEHFIQLPEQISLLKLRAGYGILGNIEALSYYPYQTVVNSNASYVFGNTLANGTTQTQVFSQDNQWEKKATKNIGIDANLFNDRLTFTAEYYNDKITGILLAVPIPLSVGATNVPVVNAATFTNQGIDLSVAYHSKPQGGFHYDISANASTLKNKVLSLGNGNNPIYGAYSKTAVGGEVGELYGYVSQGIFQNAADLKNHATQIGATVGDEKFKDINGDGQITDADQTYLGSAIPKFYFGFNFSATYKAFDASFFIQGNTGSKIADGVYQALMTGQYTNASTDELNFWTPTNTNTNVPRPVIGDPNGNNRNSDRFVQSGSYARLQTAQLGYTIPSSILNRTHALKSFRIYLSGQNLFTITKYKGFDPDYINDGTINRGFDYGSFPNPRTLLVGVQVGL; from the coding sequence ATGAGTTTTGCTCAGGGAGGTAAGATAGCTATAAAAGGAACAGTAAAAGACACATTCGGAGTAACTCTGCCTGGCGTTACCGTTGTAATAAAGGGGACGAGCCTGGGAACTCAAACCGCAACAGACGGTACCTTCTCTATTAGCGCTCCTGCTGATGCTACACTTGTATTTAGTTATTTGGGATTTGATAGCAGGGAAATAGCAATTGCCAATAAGGGCGATATAAGTGTTGTAATGACAAGCAATAACAAGGCATTGGATGATGTAGTTGTTGTAGGTTATGGTACACAGAAAAAGGAAAATTTAACCGGCTCAATAGCAGTTGTAAATGTAAAGGACGCTGATAAGAGAACAACCTTTGATGTAGCCCGCGAATTACAGGGACAGGTTGCCGGTGTTGAAGTAAATGGCTCAGGAGTACCGGGAGAAGGTGTTACCATACATATACATGGTGTAAGTTCATTAACTAACAACAACCCATTATACGTAATTGATGGTGTGCCAACCATGACCCCATTTGATTTCCCTACAGGCGATATTGAAACCATACAGATAATTAAGGATGCATCGGCAAGTGCTATATATGGTTTTCGTGCAGGTGCAGGTGTTATACTTATCACCACTAAAAAAGGCAAGAACGGGCCACTGAAAATTAGTTATAATGCTTACTTCGGTGAGCAAAAGAACCCTAAAGAGTTATCAGTTACTGATAGGTTAGGGTATCAAAAAATTGCCGATGCCGCTGAAACCAATGCCGGCATATCATTAGCGCCGGGTAATGACCCAACATCAAGCAGCTATATATCTAATGTAAATACCAATTGGCAAAAGGCAGCATTTAAAACCGGCTATACTCAAAACCATGATCTTGGTTTTTCAGGCGGTAATGAATCTGCTGCATACAGTGTAAACTTTGGTTACTATAATCAAACAGGAACAGTAGTAGCCGGGCCATATTACAAACGTTATAATATGAGTGCGAATCTGCAGGGCAAAAAAGGTATATTCTCATACGGTGCTAAAATGGCTTATACAGAAGCTTATTACCGTAACCTGGCATATCCAAGGCTGCATGGTACCGGTAACGAGATCGTAGATTTAATTACGGCCATACCAACTATGCCTGTTTATGACGCATCGCGCTTAGGTGGCTATGGCGGTGTTGATCAAAACACACAAAGGGCTATCTCACTAAACATGATCGGCGTAAATAACCTGATCACTAATGAAAGTCAGCACGACCGTTTTTTAGGTTCAGCATGGGCGAATGTAGAGATCATAAAGAATTTAAATTACCATATAGCTGTTAGCTATGACAGAACCGATTACCGTAATTTTTATTTCGAGCCAACTTATGACCTAGGCTGGTTTTATCCAAGTGTAAATGCTTATTACAGCGATGCAAGGGGAGAACCTTTTACATCATTAATTGAGCAAACCTTAAGCTACAAGATTAATGCGGGGAAACACCATGTTGAAGTGCTTGCGGGTACAGCCTATCAAAAAGATAGTAATAATACTATTTTAGGCGAGGCTACTAATCTTCAGCAGCCATATTTATATGCATTTGATAACGTAAGTAACACTACCGAGAAAACTGTATTTGGTAACAGCGGGGTGCGTTATTTGTACTCACCTATTTTCGGTCGTATGAACTACGATTATGACGGGCGTTACCTGTTAACAGCCAATTACCGTCGTGATGGTTCATCACAACTTACACCACAGTACCGTTATGGTAATTTTTACGGTATATCAGCAGGATGGAATATTGCCAAAGAGCATTTTATACAATTGCCGGAGCAGATCTCCTTGTTAAAGTTGCGTGCAGGTTATGGTATATTGGGTAATATAGAAGCTTTAAGTTATTATCCTTACCAAACAGTTGTAAACTCAAATGCCAGTTACGTATTTGGTAATACGCTTGCGAATGGTACTACCCAAACACAGGTATTTTCCCAGGATAACCAATGGGAGAAAAAAGCAACCAAAAATATCGGCATTGATGCAAACCTTTTTAATGACAGGTTAACATTTACTGCTGAGTATTATAATGATAAAATCACGGGTATACTTTTAGCAGTACCTATTCCATTATCGGTAGGCGCAACAAATGTGCCTGTGGTTAATGCTGCAACATTTACTAACCAGGGGATAGATCTTAGCGTAGCTTACCATAGCAAACCACAAGGTGGCTTCCATTATGATATCAGCGCTAACGCATCAACACTTAAAAATAAAGTATTATCATTAGGTAACGGCAATAACCCAATATATGGTGCATATAGCAAAACAGCAGTAGGCGGCGAGGTTGGTGAGCTTTATGGCTATGTTTCGCAAGGTATATTCCAAAATGCAGCCGATTTAAAAAATCATGCAACGCAGATTGGCGCTACAGTGGGTGATGAGAAATTCAAGGATATAAACGGCGATGGCCAGATCACTGATGCCGACCAAACTTACCTGGGATCGGCTATACCTAAATTTTACTTCGGATTTAACTTCAGCGCAACTTATAAAGCCTTTGATGCCTCTTTCTTTATACAGGGAAATACCGGCAGTAAAATAGCAGATGGCGTTTACCAGGCATTAATGACGGGTCAGTATACAAATGCATCAACTGATGAATTAAATTTCTGGACACCTACTAATACCAATACCAACGTGCCAAGGCCGGTAATAGGTGACCCTAACGGTAACAACAGAAATTCAGACCGCTTTGTACAGAGTGGCTCATATGCACGCCTGCAAACCGCGCAATTAGGCTATACTATTCCTTCATCAATATTAAACAGAACGCATGCGCTTAAATCTTTCCGTATTTACTTATCGGGCCAAAACTTATTTACCATAACAAAATACAAAGGTTTTGATCCTGATTACATAAACGATGGAACTATTAACAGGGGCTTTGATTATGGATCATTCCCTAATCCACGCACATTATTAGTTGGCGTACAAGTAGGTCTTTAA
- a CDS encoding RagB/SusD family nutrient uptake outer membrane protein: MKNIYSKGIAALIALSFITASCKKSSLDTVNPNAQTTQTFWKTSSDAVAGINAVYGSLIIDGSYMRFSPVIENTRGDDVTSNSPWDQIYNCGKFNLASSGFTSSIAWTAYYQGILRANEVIAYVPAISMDADLKNRVLGQAYFLRALYYFHLTDFYKNIPMPLAPPASTTDYLQKQVAQADVWQQVISDFKQAANLLPVSYATLTTVDNQVGRATKGAAMAYLGKTYLFTKDYTDAATQFKAVMNLGVYSLMPNYYDNFFLNAENNAESVFEVQFSRDAGGTDLGWGGEPESGWGRTSARAVTFGAASFGFGDVQPSQALYNDYMQEPTAAGGVDPRLDVSMFYNKPGETLYGVSFQVAYANSSSLNQLWCHKYENSEDGFANEYDWRSGINERLMRYSDVLLMYAECLNELGSTSDAYPYIQQVRSRVGLADLATVKPGLTQAEMRDQIAHERFLEFSLEGHRFDDILRWGWLQDPVKLAFLKSRDPEFNTYTPGREYLPIPLNDIETNPNLKQNASY, encoded by the coding sequence ATGAAAAATATATATAGTAAAGGAATAGCAGCTTTAATAGCACTGTCATTTATAACAGCAAGCTGTAAAAAGAGTAGTTTGGATACAGTAAATCCAAATGCTCAAACCACTCAAACATTTTGGAAAACATCAAGTGATGCGGTAGCAGGTATTAACGCCGTTTACGGAAGTTTAATAATCGATGGATCATACATGCGCTTTTCGCCCGTGATAGAAAACACACGTGGGGACGATGTAACCAGTAATAGTCCCTGGGATCAGATCTATAACTGCGGAAAGTTTAACTTAGCGTCCAGCGGTTTTACATCGTCTATTGCATGGACAGCATATTACCAGGGTATTTTACGTGCCAATGAGGTTATCGCCTATGTGCCCGCCATCTCAATGGATGCTGATCTTAAAAACCGCGTATTAGGGCAGGCATACTTTTTAAGGGCTCTGTATTACTTCCACTTAACAGATTTTTATAAGAACATACCAATGCCGCTTGCTCCACCTGCATCAACAACTGATTACCTGCAAAAACAGGTAGCGCAGGCTGATGTTTGGCAACAGGTAATAAGCGACTTTAAACAGGCTGCAAATTTACTGCCGGTGAGTTATGCTACATTAACTACTGTTGATAATCAGGTGGGCAGAGCAACAAAAGGTGCAGCAATGGCCTACTTAGGTAAAACCTATTTGTTTACAAAGGATTACACCGATGCTGCCACTCAATTTAAAGCAGTAATGAACCTTGGTGTTTATAGTTTGATGCCGAATTATTATGACAACTTTTTTTTAAATGCAGAGAACAATGCCGAATCGGTATTTGAAGTTCAATTTTCACGTGATGCCGGGGGAACTGACCTTGGTTGGGGTGGTGAGCCGGAATCAGGCTGGGGCCGTACATCAGCACGTGCGGTAACCTTCGGTGCTGCAAGTTTTGGTTTTGGCGATGTGCAGCCATCACAGGCACTTTATAATGATTATATGCAGGAGCCAACAGCAGCAGGTGGTGTTGATCCACGCCTTGATGTAAGTATGTTCTATAATAAACCGGGTGAAACTTTGTATGGAGTAAGTTTTCAGGTTGCCTATGCAAACAGCTCGTCATTAAACCAGTTGTGGTGCCATAAATATGAAAATAGCGAAGATGGTTTTGCAAATGAGTACGACTGGCGTTCAGGTATTAATGAGCGTTTAATGCGTTACTCAGATGTATTGCTGATGTATGCTGAATGTTTAAACGAATTAGGTAGCACCAGTGATGCATATCCATATATCCAGCAGGTGCGCAGCCGTGTAGGATTGGCTGATCTGGCAACTGTTAAACCAGGCTTGACACAGGCGGAAATGCGCGATCAGATAGCACACGAAAGGTTCCTTGAATTTTCACTGGAAGGTCACCGTTTTGATGATATTTTACGCTGGGGATGGTTACAGGATCCTGTCAAGCTTGCATTCCTGAAATCAAGGGACCCTGAGTTTAACACTTATACTCCTGGACGTGAATATCTGCCAATACCATTAAATGATATTGAAACCAATCCTAATTTAAAACAGAACGCAAGTTATTAA